The Pleurodeles waltl isolate 20211129_DDA chromosome 6, aPleWal1.hap1.20221129, whole genome shotgun sequence genome has a segment encoding these proteins:
- the LOC138301465 gene encoding streptococcal hemagglutinin-like, with product MTQDSASSPGTRGEKEGLITSSPFGQVNPHLSNKAPLPIKNTLQGVQHLPAVHLHRGDISHLFTSTAESSASPTCSPPQQGVEYLPPVHLHSREFSICHPFTSTAESSASLTCSPPQQGVQHLPPVHLQSTECGISHLFASTAEFSISHLFTSTAESSVSLTCSLPQQRVQHLSPVHLHSREFSISHLLTSTAESSASPICSPPPQRIQHPSPVRRHSREFRISHLFTSTAEYSASPTCSPPQQGVQHLPQQRVQHLPPVHLHSRELSISHLFTSTAGSSASATRSPPQQRVQHPSPVHLHSREFSISHLLTSKSQSAASPTCSPPQQRVQYLPHVHLHSREFCISHLNTSTAESSASLTCSPPQQGVQHLPLVHLHSRVQHLSPVHLHSREFSISHLFTSTAESSASLNCSPPQQRVQHLSPVHLHRRGQHLSSVHLNSRVQHLSPVHLHRREFSISHLFTSTAESSASLTCSPPQQRVQHLSPVHVQRREFSISHLFTFTAESAASASLTCSPPQHRVQHFSPVHLHSREDSISHLFNSTTESSASLICSHPQQRVQHLSPVHLHRREFSISHLFTSTAGSSASLTCSPPQQGVQHLSPGHLHSTEYSISHLFTSTAECAASASLTCSPPQQRVQRQHLSPVHLHHREFSISHLFTSTAESSASVTCSPPQQRVQHLSPVHLHSRVQRQHPSPVDLHCREFSIPHLSTSTAESSASLTVHLHSREFSISHLFTSSADFSIPHLFTSTTESSASLTCSPPQQRVQHLSPVHLHSREFSISQLFTSSAESSASLTWSPPQQRVQRPSPVHLHSREYSVSISHLFTSTAESSASLTCSPPQQRVQHLSPVHHHSREFSISHLFTSSADLSIPHLFTSSADFSISHLFTSTAESAASASLTCSPPPQRVQHLSPVHLHSRECSVSISHLFTSTAESSASLTCSPPQQGVQHLSPVHLHRREFSISHLFTSTAGSSAFLTWSPPQHRVQHLSPVHLHSRECSVSIPHLFTSTAESLASPTYSPPQQRVQYLSPVDLHSRVQHPSPVHLHSREFSISHLFTSTAGSSASHTCSPPQQRVQHPSPVHLHSREFSISHLFTSSADFSIPHLFTSTTESSASLTCSPPQQRVQHLSPVHLHSREFSISHLFTSSAESSASLTWSPPQQGVQHLRPVHLLSREFSISHLVTSTAESSASLTCSPPQQRVQRQHLSPVHLHRREFSISHLFTSTAESSACLTCSPPQQGVQHLPPVHLLSRLEHPSPVHLLSRLQHLSPVHLHSRECSVSISHLFTSTAESSASLTCSPPQQRVQRQHLPPVHLPSREFSISHLFTSTAGSSASLTCSSPLQGVQHLSPVPLHSREFSISHLVTSTAQSSASLTCSPPHREFSISHLFTSTAGSSASPTCSPPQQRVQHLSPGHLHSREFSISNLFTSSAESSASLTWSPPQQTAQRPSPVHLHSREYSVSISHLFTSTAESSASLTCSPPQQRVQHLSPVHHHRREFSISHLFTSTAGSSASLTWSPPQHRVQHLSPVHLHSRECSVSIPHLFTSTAESSASPTCSPPQQRVQYLSPVDLHSRVQHPSPVHLHSREFSISHLFTSTAGSSASHTCSPPQQRVQHLSPVHLHSREFSISHLFTSTAGSSASLTCSPPQQGVQHLSPGHLHSTECSISHLFTSTAESAASASLTCSPPQQKVQHLPPVHLHSREFSISHLLTSTAEFSIPHLFTSTAESSASAFLTCSPPQQRVQHLAPVHLHRIEFSISHLFTSTAESSASLTCSPPPQRVQHLSPVHLHSREFSISHLFTSSAESSASLTLSPPQQRVQRPSPVHLHSRVQRQHLSPVHLHSRKFSISHLFTSTAESSASLTCSPPQQRVQRQHFSPVHLHRREFSISHLFTSTAESSASLTCSPPPQRVQHLPPVHLHSREFSISHLFTSTAGSSAPLTCSPPQHRVQHLSPVRLHSTEFSISHLFTSTAESAASVSLTCSPPQQRVQRQYLSPVRLHSTEFSISHLFTSTAESAASVSLTCSPPQQRVQRQHLSPVHLHSREFSISHLFASTAQSAARRLF from the exons CAGGGAGTTCAGCATCTCCCagctgttcacctccacagaggaGACATCTCTCACCTGTTCACCTCCACAGCAGAGAGTTCAGCATCTCCCACCTGTTCACCTCCACAGCAGGGAGTTGAGTATCTCCCGCCTGTTCACCTCCACAGCAGGGAGTTCAGCATCTGCCACCCGTTCACCTCCACAGCAGAGAGTTCAGCATCCCTCACCTGTTCACCTCCACAGCAGGGAGTTCAGCATCTCCCACCTGTTCACCTCCAAAGCACAGAGTGCGGCATCTCCCACCTGTTCGCCTCCACAGCAGAGTTCAGCATCTCTCACCTGTTCACCTCCACAGCAGAGAGTTCAGTATCtctcacctgctcacttccacagcAGAGAGTGCAGCATCTCTCACCTGTTCACCTGCACAGCAGAGAGTTCAGTATCTCTCACCTGTTGACCTCCACAGCAGAGAGTTCAGCATCTCCCATCTGTTCACCTCCACCGCAGAGAATTCAGCATCCCTCACCTGTTCGCCGCCACAGCAGAGAGTTCAGAATCTCTCACCTGTTCACCTCCACAGCAGAGTATTCAGCATCTCCCACCTGTTCACCTCCACAGCAGGGGGTTCAGCATCTCCCACAGCAGAGAGTTCAGCATCTCCCACCTGTTCACCTCCACAGCAGAGAGTTGAGTATCTCCCACCTGTTCACCTCCACAGCAGGGAGTTCAGCATCTGCCACCCGTTCACCTCCACAGCAGAGAGTTCAGCATCCCTCACCTGTTCACCTCCACAGCAGGGAGTTCAGCATCTCCCACCTGCTCACCTCCAAATCACAGAGTGCGGCATCTCCCACCTGTTCACCTCCACAGCAGAGAGTTCAGTATCTCCCACATGTTCACCTCCACAGCAGGGAGTTCTGCATCTCCCACCTGAACACCTCCACAGCAGAGAGTTCAGCATCCCTCACCTGTTCACCTCCACAGCAGGGAGTTCAACATCTCCCACTTGTTCACCTCCACAGCAGAGTTCAGCATCTCTCACCTGTTCACCTCCACAGCAGAGAGTTCAGCATCTCTCACCTGTTCACTTCCACAGCAGAGAGTTCAGCATCTCTCAACTGTTCACCTCCACAGCAGAGAGTTCAGCATCTCTCACCTGTTCACCTCCACCGCAGAGGTCAGCATCTCTCATCTGTTCACCTCAACAGCAGAGTTCAGCATCTCTCACCTGTTCACCTCCACCGCAGAGAGTTCAGCATCTCTCATCTGTTCACCTCCACCGCAGAGAGTTCAGCATCTCTCACCTGTTCACCTCCACAGCAGAGAGTTCAGCATCTTTCACCTGTTCACGTCCAACGCAGAGAGTTCAGCATCTCCCACCTGTTCACCTTCACAGCAGAGAGTGCAGCTTCAGCATCCCTCACCTGTTCACCTCCACAGCATAGAGTTCAGCATTTCTCACCTGTTCACCTCCACAGCAGAGAGGACAGCATCTCCCACCTGTTCAACTCCACCACAGAGAGTTCAGCATCTCTCATCTGTTCACATCCACAGCAGAGAGTTCAGCATCTCTCACCTGTTCACCTCCACCGCAGGGAGTTCAGCATCTCCCACCTGTTCACCTCCACAGCAGGGAGTTCAGCATCCCTCACCTGTTCACCTCCACAGCAGGGAGTTCAGCATCTCTCACCTGGTCACCTCCACAGCACAGAGTACAGCATCTCCCACCTGTTCACCTCCACAGCAGAGTGTGCCGCGTCAGCATCTCTCACCTGTTCACCTCCACAGCAGAGAGTGCAGCGTCAGCATCTCTCACCTGTTCACCTTCACCACAGAGAGTTCAGCATCTCTCACCTGTTCACCTCCACAGCAGAGAGTTCAGCATCTGTCACCTGTTCACCTCCACAGCAGAGAGTTCAGCATCTCTCACCTGTTCACCTCCACAGCAGAGTGCAGCGTCAGCATCCCTCACCTGTTGACCTCCACTGCAGAGAGTTCAGCATCCCCCACCTGTCCACCTCCACAGCAGAGAGTTCAGCATCCCTCACGGTTCACCTCCACAGCAGAGAGTTCAGCATCTCTCACCTGTTCACCTCCTCAGCAGACTTCAGCATTCCTCACCTGTTCACCTCCACCACAGAGAGTTCAGCATCTCTCACCTGTTCACCTCCACAGCAGAGAGTTCAGCATCTCTCACCTGTTCACCTCCACAGCAGGGAGTTCAGCATCTCCCAGCTGTTCACctcctcagcagagagttcagcatCTCTCACCTGGTCACCTCCACAGCAGAGAGTTCAGCGTCCCTCACCTGTTCACCTCCACAGCAGAGAGTACAGCGTCAGCATCTCTCACCTGTTCACCTCCACCGCAGAGAGTTCAGCATCTCTCACCTGTTCACCTCCACAGCAGAGAGTTCAGCATCTCTCACCTGTTCACCACCACAGCAGGGAGTTCAGCATCTCCCACCTGTTCACCTCCTCCGCAGACTTGAGCATCCCTCACCTGTTCACCTCCTCAGCAGACTTCAGCATCTCTCACCTGTTCACCTCCACAGCAGAGAGTGCAGCGTCAGCATCTCTCACCTGTTCACCTCCACCGCAGAGAGTTCAGCATCTCTCACCTGTTCACCTCCACAGCAGAGAGTGCAGCGTCAGCATCTCCCACCTGTTCACCTCCACAGCAGAGAGTTCAGCATCTCTCACCTGTTCACCTCCACAGCAGGGAGTTCAGCATCTCTCACCTGTTCACCTCCACCGCAGGGAGTTCAGCATCTCTCACCTGTTCACCTCCACAGCAGGGAGTTCAGCATTTCTCACCTGGTCACCTCCACAGCACAGAGTTCAGCATCTCTCACCTGTTCACCTCCACAGCAGAGAGTGCAGCGTCAGCATCCCTCACCTGTTCACCTCCACAGCAGAGAGTTTAGCATCTCCCACCTATTCACCTCCACAGCAGAGAGTTCAGTATCTCTCACCTGTTGACCTCCACAGCAGAGTTCAGCATCCCTCACCTGTTCACCTCCACAGCAGAGAGTTCAGCATCTCCCACCTGTTCACCTCCACAGCAGGGAGTTCAGCATCTCACACCTGTTCACCTCCACAGCAGAGAGTTCAGCATCCCTCACCTGTTCACCTCCACAGCAGAGAGTTCAGCATCTCTCACCTGTTCACCTCCTCAGCAGACTTCAGCATTCCTCACCTGTTCACCTCCACCACAGAGAGTTCAGCATCTCTCACCTGTTCACCTCCACAGCAGAGAGTTCAGCATCTCTCACCTGTTCACCTCCACAGCAGGGAGTTCAGCATCTCCCACCTGTTCACctcctcagcagagagttcagcatCTCTCACCTGGTCACCTCCACAGCAGGGAGTTCAGCATCTCCGACCTGTTCACctcctcagcagagagttcagcatCTCTCACCTTGTCACCTCCACAGCAGAGAGTTCAGCGTCCCTAACGTGTTCACCTCCACAGCAGAGAGTACAGCGTCAGCATCTCTCACCTGTTCACCTCCACCGCAGAGAGTTCAGCATCTCTCACCTGTTCACCTCCACAGCAGAGAGTTCAGCATGTCTCACCTGTTCACCACCACAGCAGGGAGTTCAGCATCTCCCACCTGTTCACCTCCTCAGCAGACTTGAGCATCCCTCACCTGTTCACCTCCTCAGCAGACTTCAGCATCTCTCACCTGTTCACCTCCACAGCAGAGAGTGCAGCGTCAGCATCTCTCACCTGTTCACCTCCACCGCAGAGAGTTCAGCATCTCTCACCTGTTCACCTCCACAGCAGAGAGTGCAGCGTCAGCATCTCCCACCTGTTCACCTCCCCAGCAGAGAGTTCAGCATCTCTCACCTGTTCACCTCCACAGCAGGGAGTTCAGCATCTCTCACCTGTTCATCTCCACTGCAGGGAGTTCAGCATCTCTCACCTGTTCCCCTCCACAGCAGGGAGTTCAGCATCTCTCACCTGGTCACCTCCACAGCACAGAGTTCAGCATCTCTCACCTGTTCACCTCCACA CAGAGAGTTCAGCATCTCTCACCTGTTCACCTCCACAGCAGGGAGTTCAGCATCTCCCACCTGTTCACctcctcagcagagagttcagcatCTCTCACCTGGTCACCTCCACAGCAGGGAGTTCAGCATCTCCAACCTGTTCACctcctcagcagagagttcagcatCTCTCACCTGGTCACCTCCACAGCAGACAGCTCAGCGTCCCTCACCTGTTCACCTCCACAGCAGAGAGTACAGCGTCAGCATCTCTCACCTGTTCACCTCCACCGCAGAGAGTTCAGCATCTCTCACCTGTTCACCTCCACAGCAGAGAGTTCAGCATCTCTCACCTGTTCACCACCACCGCAGGGAGTTCAGCATCTCTCACCTGTTCACCTCCACAGCAGGGAGTTCAGCATCTCTCACCTGGTCACCTCCACAGCACAGAGTTCAGCATCTCTCACCTGTTCACCTCCACAGCAGAGAGTGCAGCGTCAGCATCCCTCACCTGTTCACCTCCACAGCAGAGAGTTCAGCATCTCCCACCTGTTCACCTCCACAGCAGAGAGTTCAGTATCTCTCACCTGTTGACCTCCACAGCAGAGTTCAGCATCCCTCACCTGTTCACCTCCACAGCAGAGAGTTCAGCATCTCCCACCTGTTCACGTCCACAGCAGGGAGTTCAGCATCTCACACCTGTTCACCTCCACAGCAGAGAGTTCAGCATCTCTCACCTGTTCACCTCCACAGCAGGGAGTTCAGCATCTCTCACCTGTTCACCTCCACCGCAGGGAGTTCAGCATCTCtcacctgttctcctccacagcAGGGAGTTCAGCATCTCTCACCTGGTCACCTCCACAGCACAGAGTGCAGCATCTCCCACCTGTTCACCTCCACAGCAGAGAGTGCAGCGTCAGCATCCCTCACCTGTTCACCTCCACAGCAGAAAGTTCAGCATCTCCCACCTGTTCACCTCCACAGCAGAGAGTTCAGTATCTCTCACCTGTTGACCTCCACAGCAGAGTTCAGCATCCCTCACCTTTTCACCTCCACAGCAGAGAGTTCAGCATCAGCATTCCTCACCTGTTCACCTCCACAGCAGAGAGTTCAGCATCTCGCACCTGTTCACCTCCACCGCATAGAGTTCAGCATTTCTCACCTGTTCACCTCCACCGCAGAGAGTTCAGCATCTCTCACCTGTTCACCTCCACCGCAGAGAGTTCAGCATCTCTCACCTGTTCACCTCCACAGCAGGGAGTTCAGCATCTCCCACCTGTTCACctcctcagcagagagttcagcatCTCTCACCTTGTCACCTCCACAGCAGAGAGTTCAGCGTCCCTCACCTGTTCACCTCCACAGCAGAGTACAGCGTCAGCATCTCTCACCTGTTCACCTCCACAGCAGAAAGTTCAGCATCTCCCACCTGTTCACCTCCACAGCAGAGAGTTCAGCATCTCTCACCTGTTCACCTCCACAGCAGAGAGTGCAGCGTCAGCATTTCTCACCTGTTCACCTCCACCGCAGAGAGTTCAGCATCTCCCACCTGTTCACCTCCACAGCAGAGAGTTCAGCATCTCTCACCTGTTCACCTCCACCGCAGAGAGTTCAGCATCTCCCACCTGTTCACCTCCACAGCAGGGAGTTCAGCATCTCTCACCTGTTCACCTCCACAGCAGGGAGTTCAGCACctctcacctgttcgcctccacAGCACAGAGTTCAGCATctctcacctgttcgcctccacAGCACAGAGTTCAGCATCTCTCACCTGTTCACCTCCACAGCAGAGAGTGCAGCATCTGTATCTCTCACCTGTTCACCTCCACAGCAGAGAGTGCAGCGTCAGTATctctcacctgttcgcctccacAGCACAGAGTTCAGCATCTCTCACCTGTTCACCTCCACAGCAGAGAGTGCCGCGTCAGTATCTCTCACCTGTTCACCTCCACAGCAGAGAGTGCAGCGTCAGCATCTCTCACCTGTTCACCTCCACAGCAGAGAGTTCAGCATctctcacctgttcgcctccacAGCACAGAGTGCAGCTCGCAGACTCTTTTAA